A portion of the Enterobacteriaceae endosymbiont of Donacia vulgaris genome contains these proteins:
- the tpiA gene encoding triose-phosphate isomerase: MKKFLIIANWKLNGNLKFINKNINLIKKNINNSLSFCNLSIAPPYIYINYINNFLKNTSISLTAQDVDIHIKGSFTGETSIKMLKDVGVKYIIIGHSERRLFHNENNNLISKKFILIKNNGLIPILCLGETKEQKAQNQTEQVCIQQINNIIKNSNINIFNKTIIAYEPVWAIGSGKSADIDKIQKIILFIKKYISSLNNKVAKNIYFLYGGSVNYSNIETFFKTNIINGFLIGKASLEIQNFISLVKKSDKLISLLNRS, encoded by the coding sequence ATGAAAAAATTTTTGATTATTGCTAATTGGAAATTAAATGGTAATTTAAAATTTATTAACAAAAACATTAATTTAATTAAAAAAAATATAAATAATTCGTTATCTTTTTGTAATTTATCTATAGCTCCTCCTTATATTTACATAAATTATATAAATAATTTTTTAAAAAATACATCTATATCTTTAACCGCACAAGATGTAGATATTCATATAAAAGGATCTTTTACAGGAGAAACATCAATTAAAATGTTAAAAGATGTTGGTGTTAAATATATTATAATTGGACATTCTGAAAGAAGATTATTCCATAATGAAAATAATAATTTAATATCTAAAAAATTTATTTTAATTAAAAATAATGGTCTAATTCCAATTTTATGTTTAGGGGAGACAAAAGAACAAAAAGCACAAAATCAAACAGAACAAGTTTGTATTCAACAAATTAATAATATAATTAAAAATAGTAATATTAATATTTTCAATAAAACAATCATAGCTTATGAACCTGTTTGGGCTATTGGGTCAGGTAAAAGTGCTGATATTGATAAAATACAAAAAATTATTTTATTTATTAAAAAATACATATCTTCATTAAATAATAAAGTAGCAAAAAATATATATTTTTTATATGGTGGTTCTGTTAATTATTCTAATATAGAAACTTTTTTTAAAACAAATATTATTAATGGATTTTTAATAGGTAAAGCTTCTTTAGAAATACAAAATTTTATATCTTTAGTTAAAAAATCTGACAAATTAATAAGTTTATTAAATAGATCTTAA
- the lysS gene encoding lysine--tRNA ligase, with translation MSENKKNFNNNIKNIDNNEIKFRHKKLQELRNDNNIVFPNNFKINISLNEIYKKYDHKDCLLKKTLLNIAGRIVNLRIMGKASFINIQDYNGKIQIYISQNSISLKEYKKFLEKYDLGDIVGIVGYVFKTKTNILSIFCQKLYLLTKAMRPLPDKYHGLQNKEIKYRKRYLDLIVNKKTRNIFQKRSQIILNIRNFMYKQNFTEVETPMMHNIPGGALAKPFITYHNTYNKNIYLRIAPELYLKRLIIGGFNKIFEINRNFRNEGISTQHNPEFTMMELYITYADYQDLMILFEKLFKIIYKKIFKKHLLKYNNYIFDLNKKFNKLTMKESIIYFYPQFSLENLENIKKLIQIADLLKVKINKNWSQGKIISEIFEEKISNKIIEPTFITEYPIEISPLSRNNNLNPLFTDRFEFFICGMEIANGFSELNDPEEQKKRFQEQQNLKDNDNNKNINKNFYDQDYIEALEYGLPPTAGLGIGIDRLIMLFTNTQSIRDVILFPMLRSI, from the coding sequence ATGTCTGAAAATAAAAAAAATTTTAATAATAATATTAAAAATATTGATAATAATGAAATAAAATTTCGACATAAAAAATTACAAGAATTAAGAAATGATAATAATATAGTTTTTCCTAATAATTTTAAAATTAATATCTCATTAAATGAAATCTATAAAAAGTATGATCACAAAGATTGTTTGTTAAAAAAAACATTACTTAATATCGCAGGACGTATAGTCAATTTAAGAATTATGGGTAAAGCTTCCTTTATTAATATTCAAGATTATAATGGAAAAATACAAATCTATATATCTCAAAATAGTATTTCTTTAAAAGAATATAAAAAATTTTTAGAAAAATATGATCTTGGAGATATTGTTGGTATAGTTGGTTATGTTTTTAAAACAAAAACTAATATTTTATCTATTTTTTGTCAAAAACTCTATTTATTAACAAAAGCTATGCGCCCACTTCCTGATAAATATCATGGTTTACAAAATAAAGAGATAAAATACAGAAAAAGATATTTAGATTTAATTGTTAATAAAAAAACACGTAATATCTTTCAAAAAAGATCTCAAATTATATTAAATATTCGCAATTTTATGTATAAACAAAATTTTACTGAAGTAGAAACACCTATGATGCATAATATTCCTGGAGGTGCTTTAGCAAAACCATTTATAACATATCATAATACTTATAATAAAAATATATATTTACGAATTGCTCCTGAACTTTATTTAAAACGTCTTATAATCGGTGGTTTTAATAAAATTTTTGAAATTAATAGAAATTTTAGAAATGAAGGAATTTCAACTCAACATAATCCTGAATTTACTATGATGGAATTATATATAACATATGCTGATTATCAAGATTTAATGATTTTATTTGAAAAATTATTTAAAATAATATATAAAAAAATATTTAAAAAACATTTATTAAAATATAATAATTATATTTTTGACTTAAATAAAAAATTTAATAAATTAACTATGAAAGAGTCTATTATATATTTTTATCCACAATTTTCTTTAGAAAATTTAGAAAATATAAAAAAACTAATACAAATTGCTGATTTATTGAAAGTTAAAATAAATAAAAATTGGAGTCAAGGTAAAATTATTTCTGAAATTTTTGAAGAAAAAATTTCAAATAAAATTATTGAACCAACATTTATTACAGAATATCCTATTGAAATTTCTCCATTATCAAGAAATAATAATTTAAATCCTTTATTTACTGATAGATTTGAATTTTTTATTTGTGGTATGGAAATAGCTAATGGTTTTTCTGAACTTAACGACCCTGAAGAACAAAAAAAAAGATTTCAAGAACAACAAAATTTAAAAGATAACGATAATAATAAAAACATTAACAAAAATTTTTATGATCAAGATTATATAGAAGCACTAGAATATGGATTACCTCCAACAGCTGGGTTAGGTATAGGTATAGATAGATTAATTATGTTATTTACTAATACACAATCAATTAGAGATGTAATTTTATTTCCAATGTTAAGATCTATTTAA
- the prfB gene encoding peptide chain release factor 2 (programmed frameshift), which produces MLEIRLILNKLKEIKRKNIFIRGFFNYLKYQKKLLIIKNKLNDPNIWNDFYHILILNKKKTNIENLLSSLDNLNQEIIDINELINLAIETNDKKILKESIKILYNIENKINILELKKIFVKKNDKRNCFIDIQAGSGGIDSQDWARIVMRMYIKWAEKKKFQVNIIHKSSGDIIGSIKSSTLHIIGHYAFGWLRTENGIHRLVRKSPFNSSNRRHTSFVSTFIYPEIKDNINLTINVEDLRIDVYRSSGAGGQHVNRTESAVRITHLPTGLVTQCQNNRSQHKNKDQAMKQIKFKLYELQNKKKQKIQKKIEKKKFNISWGYQIRSYILDHSRIKDIRTGIEINDIQSVLDGNLDKFIQASLKLGL; this is translated from the exons ATGTTAGAAATCCGTTTAATATTAAATAAATTAAAAGAAATTAAAAGAAAAAACATTTTTATTAGG GGTTTCTTTAATTATTTAAAATATCAAAAAAAGTTATTAATAATAAAAAATAAACTTAATGATCCCAATATTTGGAATGATTTTTATCATATACTTATTTTAAATAAAAAAAAAACAAATATAGAAAATTTATTATCATCATTAGATAATCTTAATCAAGAGATTATTGATATTAATGAATTAATTAATTTAGCTATTGAAACTAATGATAAAAAAATATTAAAAGAATCTATAAAAATATTATACAATATAGAAAATAAAATAAATATTTTAGAATTGAAAAAAATTTTTGTAAAAAAAAATGATAAAAGAAATTGTTTTATTGATATACAAGCTGGTTCTGGAGGGATAGATTCCCAAGATTGGGCTAGAATAGTAATGAGAATGTATATAAAATGGGCAGAAAAAAAAAAATTTCAAGTAAATATAATACATAAATCTTCTGGAGATATTATAGGAAGCATAAAATCATCTACATTACATATTATAGGTCATTATGCTTTTGGGTGGTTACGTACAGAAAATGGTATTCACCGTTTAGTTAGAAAAAGTCCTTTTAATTCATCAAATAGAAGACATACCTCTTTTGTTTCAACATTTATATATCCAGAAATTAAAGATAATATTAATTTAACTATTAATGTAGAAGATTTACGTATTGATGTATATCGATCATCTGGAGCAGGAGGACAACATGTAAATCGTACTGAATCTGCTGTACGTATTACACATCTTCCCACTGGATTAGTAACACAATGTCAAAATAATAGATCACAGCATAAAAATAAAGATCAAGCTATGAAACAAATAAAGTTTAAATTATATGAATTACAAAATAAAAAAAAGCAAAAAATACAAAAAAAAATAGAAAAAAAAAAATTTAATATTAGTTGGGGATATCAAATCCGTTCTTATATTCTAGATCATTCAAGAATTAAAGATATAAGAACAGGAATTGAAATTAATGATATACAATCTGTTCTTGATGGTAATTTAGATAAATTTATTCAAGCAAGTTTAAAATTAGGTTTATAA
- the ilvD gene encoding dihydroxy-acid dehydratase — MPNYRSLTTTKGRNMAGARALWRATGMNDEDFNKPIIAIVNSFSEFVPGHIHLRTLSKIISNEIKHNGGVPKEFNTIAIDDGIAMGHNGMLYSLPSRELIADSIEYVINAHCVDSMICISNCDKITPGMLMASLRLNIPTVFISGGPMEAGKINIKGTTKVKKIDLVDAMVQSGISEKSKKYIKNIELNACPTCGSCSGMFTANSMNCIVEALGLALPGNGSLISTHINRKKLCIKSAQKIVEITKKYYLENKINFLPQNIVNQKAFENATMLDIAMGGSTNTILHMLALSQETKVLFNLKKIDQLSRQTPWLCMVSPSTNKFYMEDFHRAGGVIGILGELNKIGLINKDIKNILGLTIEETINKYDITTTQNIKIKKFYQSAPGNIKTIYPFSQNKMWNNLDIDRKKGCIRSYKYAFSKDGGLAVLYGNLAKDGCVVKTASVNKKLLIFKGKAKVFDSQESAIHAILNKKIFPGDVIVIRYEGPKGGPGMQEMLYPTSYLKSMKLNNTCALITDGRFSGGTSGLSIGHISPEAASKGIIALVKNGDIIKINIPNRSINLDISFYELNNRINEEKKRGNLAYKPLLKRKRKISFALKAYAYLVTSADTGAVRDKDKLNQ; from the coding sequence ATGCCTAATTACCGTTCGTTGACTACAACAAAAGGCCGTAATATGGCTGGCGCAAGAGCTCTTTGGCGAGCAACAGGTATGAATGATGAAGATTTTAATAAACCTATTATTGCAATAGTTAATTCTTTTTCAGAATTTGTACCTGGACATATACATTTACGAACATTAAGTAAAATTATTTCCAATGAAATTAAACATAATGGAGGAGTACCAAAAGAATTTAATACTATAGCAATAGATGATGGTATTGCTATGGGACATAATGGGATGTTATATTCTTTACCTTCTAGAGAACTTATTGCAGATTCTATAGAATATGTTATAAATGCACATTGTGTTGATTCTATGATTTGTATATCTAATTGTGATAAAATTACTCCAGGAATGTTAATGGCTAGTTTACGATTAAATATACCTACTGTATTTATTTCTGGTGGTCCCATGGAAGCAGGTAAAATTAACATAAAAGGAACTACAAAAGTTAAAAAAATTGATTTAGTGGATGCTATGGTCCAATCAGGAATATCAGAAAAATCAAAAAAATATATAAAAAATATTGAATTAAATGCATGTCCTACTTGTGGTTCTTGTTCTGGAATGTTTACAGCTAATTCTATGAATTGTATAGTAGAAGCTTTAGGTCTCGCATTACCTGGAAATGGATCATTAATATCTACCCATATTAATCGTAAAAAATTATGTATAAAATCTGCTCAAAAAATTGTAGAAATTACAAAAAAATATTATTTAGAGAATAAAATTAATTTTTTACCCCAAAATATTGTTAATCAAAAAGCATTTGAAAATGCGACAATGTTAGATATTGCAATGGGAGGTTCAACAAATACAATCCTACATATGTTAGCTTTATCACAGGAAACTAAAGTATTATTTAATTTAAAAAAAATTGATCAATTATCAAGACAAACACCATGGTTATGTATGGTTTCTCCCAGTACAAATAAATTTTATATGGAAGATTTTCATAGAGCAGGTGGAGTAATCGGAATTTTAGGAGAATTAAATAAAATAGGATTAATAAATAAAGATATTAAAAATATATTAGGATTAACAATAGAAGAAACAATTAATAAATATGATATAACAACAACACAAAATATAAAAATAAAAAAATTTTATCAGTCAGCTCCTGGTAATATAAAAACAATATATCCTTTTTCACAAAATAAAATGTGGAATAATTTAGATATTGATCGAAAAAAAGGTTGTATACGTTCATATAAATATGCATTTAGTAAAGATGGAGGATTAGCTGTTTTATATGGTAATCTTGCTAAAGATGGATGTGTTGTCAAAACAGCTAGTGTAAATAAAAAATTACTTATTTTTAAAGGAAAAGCAAAAGTATTTGATAGTCAAGAATCCGCAATACACGCAATTTTAAATAAAAAAATTTTTCCGGGAGATGTTATTGTCATAAGATATGAAGGACCTAAAGGAGGTCCAGGTATGCAAGAAATGTTATATCCTACATCTTACTTAAAATCAATGAAATTAAATAATACTTGTGCTTTAATTACTGATGGAAGATTTTCTGGAGGTACTTCTGGTTTATCTATAGGACATATTTCTCCTGAAGCAGCAAGTAAAGGAATTATAGCTTTAGTAAAAAATGGAGATATTATTAAAATTAATATTCCAAATAGATCTATAAATTTAGATATTTCATTTTATGAATTAAATAACAGGATAAATGAAGAAAAAAAAAGAGGGAACTTAGCATATAAACCTTTATTAAAAAGAAAAAGAAAAATTTCTTTTGCACTTAAAGCATATGCTTATTTAGTGACTAGCGCTGATACAGGAGCAGTAAGAGATAAAGATAAATTAAATCAATAA
- the ilvM gene encoding acetolactate synthase 2 small subunit: protein MKKYQLFIKTNISPEISERIIRIIRHRGFLIKTINIDVVNKLKNINFKLIVKSYKSINFLVNQIKKLVDVLDIVIIS from the coding sequence ATGAAAAAATATCAATTATTTATTAAAACAAATATTAGTCCTGAAATTAGTGAAAGAATAATAAGAATTATTCGTCATAGAGGATTCTTAATTAAAACTATAAATATTGATGTAGTAAATAAATTGAAAAATATTAATTTTAAATTAATAGTAAAAAGTTATAAATCTATTAATTTTTTAGTTAATCAAATTAAAAAATTAGTAGATGTATTAGATATAGTAATAATATCATAA
- a CDS encoding branched-chain amino acid transaminase, protein MSIKKANFIWLNGDIIKWEDAKISVMTHALHYGTSVFEGIRCYKSYKGPAIFRHKDHITRLYNSAKIYRFPLKFTIKEIMNAVHILININNLNEAYIRILVFIGDVGLGITPPKNYYTDIMISTFPWTDYLGNNAKKNGIRTMISSWNRMKPNTIPSLAKAGGNYLSSLLIGSEARRNGYDEGIALDSLGFVAEGAGENIFKIKNNILFTPPITSSILPGITRDSVLKIAKNLNFKIKECLILRESLYLADEIFLTGTAAEITPVYSIDNILINNGKRGKITKIIQKEFLYLLKGKIKDKWNWLDFIKK, encoded by the coding sequence ATGTCTATAAAAAAGGCAAATTTTATTTGGCTAAATGGTGATATTATAAAATGGGAAGATGCTAAAATTAGTGTTATGACTCATGCATTACATTATGGTACATCTGTTTTTGAAGGAATAAGATGTTATAAATCATATAAAGGACCTGCGATTTTTCGTCATAAAGATCATATTACACGTTTATATAATTCTGCTAAAATTTATCGCTTTCCATTAAAATTTACTATAAAAGAAATCATGAATGCTGTCCATATATTAATTAATATTAATAATCTTAATGAAGCTTATATTAGAATTTTAGTATTTATAGGAGATGTAGGACTAGGTATTACTCCTCCTAAAAATTATTATACAGATATAATGATTAGTACATTTCCCTGGACAGATTATCTTGGTAATAATGCAAAAAAAAATGGTATCCGTACTATGATATCTTCTTGGAATAGAATGAAACCAAATACTATACCTAGTTTAGCTAAAGCAGGTGGTAATTATTTATCTTCTTTATTAATTGGTAGTGAAGCTCGTCGAAACGGATATGATGAAGGGATTGCATTAGATAGTTTAGGCTTTGTTGCAGAAGGAGCTGGAGAAAATATATTTAAAATTAAAAATAATATTTTATTTACTCCTCCAATTACTTCATCTATTCTTCCGGGAATTACTAGAGATTCAGTTTTAAAAATAGCAAAAAATTTAAATTTTAAAATAAAAGAATGTTTAATATTAAGAGAATCTTTATATTTAGCTGATGAAATATTTTTAACAGGTACAGCAGCTGAAATTACTCCTGTTTATAGTATAGATAATATATTAATTAATAATGGTAAAAGAGGGAAAATTACAAAAATTATACAAAAAGAATTTTTATATTTACTAAAAGGAAAAATAAAAGATAAATGGAATTGGTTAGATTTTATTAAAAAATAA
- the ilvG gene encoding acetolactate synthase 2 catalytic subunit, translating to MNGAQCIIQELKKQNVKTVFGYPGGAIMPLYDALYDGGIEHILCRHEQGAAIAAIGYARVTGKVGVCIATSGPGATNLITGIADAMVDSVPIIAITGQVSLPLIGTDAFQEIDIIGMSLSCTKHSFLITSSLELSSTIQKAFYIALSNRPGPVLIDIPKDIQLSNLPKIIKSKNKKKFFIKKLEFSKKEIIKANYLLKHSNMPLLYIGGGVNIGNAVKTLRKFVKNSQIPTVVTLKGLGTIDNNNPYYLGMLGMHGSKAANYTVQKCDLLIAIGARFDDRVTGNIKKFAPSANIIHMDIDPAEINKICKVQVELLGNLNNLIPLLEIPQNILKWQNYIKKIKKKYSYKYNFFTKNNKIYAPFLLKKLSDIKNKNTIITTDVGQHQMWVAQHITFTNPKNFITSAGLGTMGFGLPAAIGAQIAKPRNNVICITGDGSFIMNIQELSTIKRKKLPIKIILLDNNRLGMVRQWQQLFFSKRYSETTLYDNPDFIKLAQSFGISGHSISYMNEIEESLKKIFFINKSYILHVVINEYDNVWPLVPPGYSNDNMMEKD from the coding sequence ATGAATGGAGCACAATGTATAATTCAAGAATTAAAAAAACAAAATGTTAAAACAGTATTTGGATATCCTGGAGGAGCTATCATGCCTCTTTATGATGCATTATATGATGGAGGCATTGAACATATCTTATGTAGACATGAACAAGGAGCAGCTATAGCTGCAATTGGATATGCTAGAGTAACAGGTAAAGTAGGAGTTTGTATTGCTACTTCTGGTCCGGGTGCTACTAATTTAATTACAGGAATTGCTGATGCTATGGTAGATTCTGTACCTATTATTGCTATTACAGGACAGGTATCACTCCCATTAATTGGTACTGATGCTTTTCAAGAAATAGATATTATAGGAATGTCTTTATCATGTACTAAACATAGTTTTTTAATTACTTCATCACTAGAATTATCTTCAACAATACAAAAAGCATTTTATATAGCATTATCTAATAGACCTGGACCTGTATTAATAGATATACCTAAAGATATACAATTATCTAATTTACCAAAAATTATTAAATCAAAAAATAAAAAAAAATTTTTTATTAAAAAATTAGAATTTTCAAAAAAAGAAATTATTAAAGCTAATTACTTATTAAAACACTCTAATATGCCTCTATTATATATAGGCGGTGGTGTCAATATCGGTAATGCAGTTAAAACATTAAGAAAATTTGTTAAAAATTCTCAAATACCTACAGTTGTAACTTTAAAAGGTTTAGGAACTATAGATAATAATAATCCATATTATTTAGGAATGTTAGGAATGCATGGAAGTAAAGCTGCTAATTATACCGTACAAAAATGTGATTTATTAATAGCTATTGGAGCAAGATTTGATGATAGAGTAACAGGTAATATAAAAAAATTTGCTCCTTCTGCGAATATTATTCATATGGATATAGATCCTGCTGAAATTAATAAAATTTGTAAAGTACAAGTAGAATTATTAGGAAATTTAAATAATTTAATTCCATTATTAGAAATACCTCAAAATATATTAAAATGGCAAAATTATATAAAAAAAATTAAAAAAAAATATTCCTATAAATATAATTTTTTTACAAAAAATAATAAAATTTACGCTCCTTTTTTACTTAAAAAATTATCAGATATTAAAAATAAAAATACTATTATTACTACTGATGTGGGACAACATCAAATGTGGGTAGCTCAACATATCACTTTTACTAATCCTAAAAATTTTATTACTTCTGCCGGTTTAGGAACAATGGGTTTTGGATTACCTGCTGCTATTGGTGCACAAATTGCTAAACCTCGTAATAATGTAATATGTATTACAGGAGATGGTTCATTTATAATGAACATTCAAGAATTAAGTACAATTAAAAGAAAAAAATTACCTATAAAAATCATATTATTAGATAATAATAGATTAGGTATGGTAAGACAATGGCAACAACTTTTTTTTAGTAAAAGATATAGTGAAACAACTTTATATGATAACCCCGATTTTATAAAGTTAGCTCAATCTTTTGGAATATCAGGTCATAGTATTAGTTATATGAATGAAATTGAAGAAAGTTTAAAAAAAATTTTTTTTATAAATAAATCTTATATATTACATGTTGTTATTAATGAATATGATAATGTTTGGCCATTAGTTCCTCCAGGATATAGTAATGATAATATGATGGAGAAAGATTAA
- a CDS encoding Do family serine endopeptidase, translating into MRKLKKIFCIFFFISMLTITYKNINAKLLPLNVMKKSGNPSLPSLSKILSKVIPSVVSINVQGSTFITQFKLPSKIQEYLNEHFALCKEGSPYENTPICGNNNNILEQKFHSIGSGVIINSKKGLIITNNHVIDHANYILIELNDGKTYEAKVIGKDPQTDIALIQIKNKTKNLKSIKIANSDNLKVGDYTIAIGNPYGLGETVTSGIISGLGRTGLNIENFENFIQTDAAINRGSSGGALVNLNGDLIGINTAILTPNEGNIGIGFAIPSNTVNNLIKHFIKFGKVKRGSLGIYGIDLDPHIAKAMHASNVSKGIFIRKTESFKNNKLQSGDIIVTLNGKKIYSFTILKAKISNLMRGTIIRLGIIRKGHFQKINIKLNDYCNNHSQNKAMYYGIEGGYLNNVILKKEIFFFKKFKKNAVKVEKVIPNSPAAMIGLKEGDVILSINKQRTKNIKDVQKILDKHPILILLYIMRDGERFYLVN; encoded by the coding sequence ATGAGAAAATTAAAAAAAATTTTTTGTATATTTTTTTTTATTAGTATGTTAACTATAACATATAAAAATATTAATGCTAAATTATTACCTTTGAATGTAATGAAAAAATCTGGTAATCCATCATTACCAAGTTTATCAAAAATATTATCAAAAGTAATACCTTCTGTTGTTAGTATTAATGTTCAAGGAAGTACTTTTATAACACAATTTAAATTACCTTCCAAAATACAAGAATATTTAAACGAACATTTTGCGTTATGTAAAGAAGGATCACCATACGAAAATACTCCTATTTGTGGCAATAATAATAATATTCTTGAACAAAAATTTCATTCAATTGGTTCTGGTGTAATTATAAATTCTAAAAAAGGTTTAATTATTACTAATAATCATGTTATTGACCATGCTAATTATATTTTAATAGAATTAAATGATGGAAAAACTTATGAAGCTAAAGTTATAGGGAAAGATCCACAAACAGATATAGCTTTAATACAAATTAAAAATAAAACAAAAAATTTAAAAAGTATTAAAATAGCTAATTCTGATAATTTAAAAGTCGGTGATTATACTATAGCAATAGGTAATCCATATGGTTTAGGAGAAACTGTTACATCAGGAATTATATCTGGATTAGGACGTACAGGACTAAATATTGAAAATTTTGAAAATTTTATTCAAACAGATGCAGCAATTAATCGAGGTAGTTCTGGAGGGGCATTAGTTAATTTAAATGGAGATTTAATTGGTATAAATACTGCTATTTTAACTCCTAATGAAGGTAATATCGGTATTGGTTTTGCTATACCTAGTAATACTGTTAATAATTTAATTAAACATTTTATTAAGTTTGGTAAAGTTAAAAGAGGTTCTTTAGGAATTTATGGAATAGATCTTGACCCTCATATAGCTAAAGCAATGCATGCTTCTAATGTTAGTAAAGGTATTTTTATACGAAAAACTGAATCATTTAAAAATAATAAACTCCAATCTGGAGATATTATTGTTACATTAAATGGTAAAAAAATATACAGTTTTACTATATTAAAGGCAAAAATAAGTAACCTTATGAGAGGTACAATAATTCGATTAGGAATTATAAGAAAAGGTCATTTTCAAAAAATAAATATAAAATTAAATGATTATTGTAATAATCATTCTCAAAATAAAGCGATGTATTATGGAATAGAAGGAGGATATTTAAATAATGTTATTTTAAAAAAAGAAATTTTCTTTTTTAAGAAATTTAAAAAAAATGCAGTAAAAGTTGAAAAAGTAATTCCTAATTCTCCAGCAGCAATGATAGGTTTAAAAGAAGGTGATGTAATATTATCTATTAACAAACAACGTACAAAAAATATAAAAGATGTTCAAAAAATTTTAGATAAACATCCAATATTAATTCTTTTATATATTATGAGAGATGGAGAAAGATTTTATTTAGTTAATTAA
- a CDS encoding FAD-binding oxidoreductase translates to MTEWSIGKIKKIKYWTENLFSIIVNAQVNNFSAGQFTKLALDINGKKIKRAYSYINPPSNQNYEFYISNVQKGKLSPYLYNLKINDEIFISKDASGTFILNNIQSCENLWMLSTGTGIGPYLSILQDKVCFKKFTKIILVHSIRYIEDFSYLNLVKNIEKQHFNKLIVQIILTRNINNNNFLYGYIPNLIKNGQLEQKIGIKISSQNNHIMLCGHPEMIKQTQNFLEKNKGFSKNLKNKNGNITSERYW, encoded by the coding sequence ATGACAGAATGGAGTATTGGTAAAATAAAAAAAATAAAATACTGGACAGAAAATTTATTTAGTATCATTGTAAATGCACAAGTTAATAATTTTTCTGCTGGCCAATTTACTAAGTTAGCATTAGATATTAATGGTAAAAAAATAAAAAGAGCATATTCTTATATTAATCCTCCAAGTAATCAAAATTATGAATTTTATATATCTAATGTTCAAAAAGGAAAATTAAGCCCATATTTATATAATTTAAAAATTAATGATGAAATTTTTATTTCTAAAGATGCATCAGGTACTTTCATACTAAATAATATACAATCTTGTGAAAATTTATGGATGTTGTCTACAGGTACAGGTATAGGCCCCTATCTTTCAATATTACAAGATAAAGTATGTTTTAAAAAATTTACAAAAATAATTTTAGTACATTCTATTAGATATATAGAAGATTTTAGTTATTTAAATTTAGTGAAAAATATAGAAAAACAACATTTTAATAAATTAATTGTTCAAATTATTTTAACTAGAAATATTAATAATAATAATTTTTTATATGGGTATATTCCTAATTTAATAAAAAATGGACAATTAGAACAAAAAATTGGAATAAAAATTAGTTCTCAAAATAATCATATAATGTTATGTGGCCATCCAGAAATGATAAAACAAACACAAAATTTTTTAGAAAAAAATAAAGGTTTTTCTAAAAATTTAAAAAATAAAAATGGTAATATAACATCTGAAAGATATTGGTAA